The sequence below is a genomic window from Fibrobacter sp..
ATTTCCGCCGTATGGCAGGGCAAGGACATCCATATCCTTGGATACTACTGCGACCCTACCAACCTGGCCCTGAACATGGAGCTCCAGGATTTCGCCAAGCAGCGAGTAACCCGCGTAAAGGCAATCATCAAGAAATTGAACGCCCTGGGTATCGACATCACTTTCGAAAAGGTCTTGAGCTACTGCAAGGGCAAGGTCATCGGCCGCCCCCACATTGCCATGTCCATGGTGGATGAAGAATACATCGGTAGCTTCTCCGAAGCCTTTACCAAGTACCTGGGCGACGGTTGCATCGCATTCGTTGAAAAGAAAGGCCTCAATCCTCAGCAGACCATCCGCCTTATCGAAAACGCAGGCGGCATCGCAGTGCTTGCCCACCCCTACAAATCCGGTGTCAGCGACGAGTTCATCGAGGACATGGTGGAATGGGGCATCCAGGGTATCGAAGTCTACAGCCCGGCCCAGAAGGGTGCCGTTGGCAGAAAGTACAAGGAAATGGCCGCCCACTACGGTCTGGTTGGTACAGGCGGATCCGATTTCCACACCGAAAGCGGAACCTACCCGCCTAACTGCATGAAGATGCCTTACACCGTGGTACAGGCACTTCGTGAACGCCGTGAAAAGTCCCGTGCCGAATGGTA
It includes:
- a CDS encoding PHP domain-containing protein, yielding MQKGFSTIITENGGYADLHLHTKLSDGTLEVEELLTLCKRKGLRCISITDHDNLDSYNLAAEPAKNIGLEIIPGIEISAVWQGKDIHILGYYCDPTNLALNMELQDFAKQRVTRVKAIIKKLNALGIDITFEKVLSYCKGKVIGRPHIAMSMVDEEYIGSFSEAFTKYLGDGCIAFVEKKGLNPQQTIRLIENAGGIAVLAHPYKSGVSDEFIEDMVEWGIQGIEVYSPAQKGAVGRKYKEMAAHYGLVGTGGSDFHTESGTYPPNCMKMPYTVVQALRERREKSRAEWY